The nucleotide window AATGCAGACCTGGGGGCTTCAGAGTAAGCTTAGTTCTTACAGACTTTTAGGAATCTCTCCTTGCTCCAGTCTTTTTGCCCTTCATAACACATATCATATGTATTTGTCCTGCTCCCCTCCAACaatagagaagttccttagcaAGATGAATTGTTCACTGGTGCATGCCCGGCTTGCACAAGCAAGACTCCTTACATGAACAGATGAACAACCCCATTAAAACAAATAGTAATATGGATGTCATAACAGAAAGAATAGATTTTCTTCCCAAAGTACAAATTCTTCCACTAATCTCATGTAATATATTCTGTTGGGTATATAACCACACAGAAAACAACAGCCATTTCAAATGAGTTGGTTTAATTCCAGGTGGTACAGAATTCAGGATAGAACAAGGACTTAAGAACACACTTTGGCAGGATTCTGGGCTGGGTTTATGCGGATCTCACAGCTAAGGTAGAAATGGctgagaagaactaaagacaaGATGAACcactgtatgattttttttttttttttttacaatagttTATTCTTAAATGTACAATAGGTTCCAAGACAACACTTCATTCTAGCTATAGGTGGCAACAGATGTTATGGCAGGGAATCCAGATGTTTAAACAGGAATGGAACTAAGGATCATCATTGCCTCAGGCACAAGGAACAGCTTACTTTTTGCCAGATTTCTTAATTCCGCCTGTtgctgcaaaaggaaaaaaaaaagtctcatccAGGGAAAAAGACAGTTCTATGGCTGAAGCCCCAGGGGCCTGATAAGGATCCTAATAAGGTCCAGCTCTTTGTACTGGGCATTTTTTTGGACACAAGCATGCACAGGGCTTTCCCAGTATTATCTATTCTGGGCAAAAGTAGAATGAGAATAAGGCAGGGCACGAGTAATGGCTGTGCACTGGTCTGGATCTCAAGTGTGTTGTGTATTTCAGACtggctcacttaatcctcatccCCTATCAACCCATTTTAGGTGTTGTTCAAAGTTATAAACTGGTATGTGACAAAACCAGGATTCCAAGCTGAGTAGCCTGACTTCCAAGTCCATACTCTTAAGTGTCATATCACACATCACCTTCTGTATTACGATCCTGGGATCTGATTTACTCACTACCTTTATTTTACCCAATTTACAAATGACTGTATTTGGCACAGGGTAGGTAATTTAACAAACAATTATAGAATTAAGTATGCCTAATATAGAAATGGAAGTCCTAAAGGGCTGTGacaaaataaaccttaaaaaaaaagtagatgatGCTCAATAGAAACAAGTAGTACAGGATTTCACTAAGGGTTGGGCTTCTCCCCATACATAATCACAGATTAAGGGAAGGTGCAAGATACCTCACATCATTCCAAAAAGGAATCTCAATATCTACAATCTCAGCGCTGTGTGGGTACACAAAAATGACTCAAACCCACTAGAATAGAGGTCTTGGGAAACGCTGAATGACACTCCCACCATCCCAGCCTTCGTTGTCCCTAGGGTGGCTCAGTGATCCAATAGGGTATAGGTAACTGTTGAGAAAataatcctatttttttttttttttttttgcggtatgcgggcctctcgctgttgtggcctctcccgttgcagagcacaggctccggacgcgcaggcccagcggccacggctcacgggcccagccgctccgcggcacgtgggatcctcccggaccggggcacgaacccgcgccccctgcatcggcaggcggactcccaaccactgcgccaccagggaagcccaataatccTATTTTGATGAATGTAAACAGGATTTAAGAAGCACAAAGTACAATGACTGAcgggttttaaaaaaatcttttgatatGTAATCAATTCCTCTtacacaaagacaaaaaagaggcagaatggtagagaattaagttaaaaaacaTATAGCACAATAGTATGCCAACAGACTTGGACTTTATCCATTAGACTAGGCGCATCCAGCAGTGAAAAGGCTCAGGATGCAAAAGTATTTTGCTGGAGTTTTAACAATACGATTAGTAAATTAAGAAATGTTACAAGCAACAAAGAAGCAGTGAAATACGAATTTGGAGCAAGAAACTGTAGAGGATATCTGAAAACTCAACTGTACTAACTTGTGTCTGAGATATATAAAtttctgtatttccatttctGCCACTTCCCTAAGCAAGAGAAGCCCATACTGGGTCTGACTCCCGCCCCCTCTCCCGCTGCTGCGAAACCAAGCCTGGCTAGGGCCGTCCACTACAGCGGACACCAGCAAAAGGGACCTCGCAACTCACCAACGAGGCAGGACACGGACATGCTCGGGCCCGTAACCAGACTGATGCTCAGGCGTTTGTCCGGCTTGAGCTCTACCCAGCCCTCACTTACCCAGGGGGCCTTTCCCCGCGGCCTTCGCTTTTAGCTCCTCGAGTTTCTTTTGCTCCTCCTTCTGTTTCTGCTTGAATGCCTTATCTTCCTACGGAGAGGGAGAGCGGATTCACTCCCGGCGGATTTCTCAGACCCTCCGCGCCCGCCCACGCCTCTGCGCCAGCCCTCACCTCGTCCATCTCCTTGGCTTGCTTCTTGGGCTGCTTCAGGGGCTTCTTCTTGCCACCTGCGTGCGACACGAGCACGCTCAGCCTGGCCCCCGCCGGGTCCAGTCCCtctccgccccgccccaccccaccgtCCCCGCACACTTACCTCCGCGACCCGACATGGCGCCTGCCGCCCCTTCCCCAGACCCTCCACCGGATGCGGGGCTCTCCGTCCCACCCCCTGAGCCTATACCTCCATGCGGGCCCGCAGATTGGCTCCTGGTTCGGAAGTTACGCTCCCGCTGCCGGAAGCGGTCCGGAGGCGGGCACTAAAGGGTCAGAGATCAACTGAGTGACTGGCGCACGTTTGGGTTTGCGGCTCCGGCGCAAAACCCACCAGGTACTGGGGAGGTGGGGTGTCTTGCCCGGGGAGGATCCAGAAGCCGCGAGCGGTTTTTAACCGCAAGCGCTAAGCCTGGGACTGTGCACGGGGAAAGGACTGTAAGTAGAGGGAAGGGCTTGTGCAAAGGCCTTGAATCTTGGCGCATTCCTTACAGTGTGGCTGGTGGGAGATGCGAGGGAGGCAGCAGAAATGGGCGGGGGCTAGACCACCTGTTTCTAGAGCTTTGGAGGCCACCGGAAGGAGTTGGGGTTTTATAATATAGCCCGGGATGCGATATTTTTGCAAATTCTGTTAATTCATCCAGTACATTTTTGTTGAGTGTGTGCTATATGTGTGTACTTTAGGCACTGAGGATGCAGCAGTGAAAAAAACAGTGCCTGCCCTGGCAGAGCTGCCGTTCTGGTGGGTGAGACTATAAGTAAATAAGTGAAATGCATACCACGGGTCATGTGATATGTGcctggggaaaaataaagcaaagtggTTAAGGTgtcctggggtgggagtggacAGCTATGACATTTGAGCAGGACTTGAAAAAGAGAAGGGAGCAAGCAGTACAGATACGAAACAGGTGGTATGAAGCCCCTGAGGTGGGAATAGCCTAGCATGTTCCAGCAACATAAAGAAGCTGGGAGTTATATGAAGTGAAAGATATGTTAGCTAACCTTGTTATGGTAAACATTTAGCAGTATATACATTTGTGaagtcatcacattgtacaccttaaacttttacaatgttgtgtgtcaattttatgtcaaaaaaaaagaccGGGGGAAAAGGTCCATGTGACTGGAGCAGAGTGAGGAAAAGGAGACTGGTGAGAGGAGAGAAGAATGAGAGCCAGGAGGTGGATGCCCTGTAGGTCATGGaaaggatttttgcttttacctTGAGAGAAATGGGGAACGGTTGCAGGCTTTGAGCAGAGAGAGACATGGTCTGACCACGTTTTGAAAGCACCACTGCCTGCTCTGTTGACAGTAGGGGCTAGAGTAGAAGCAGGGAGACTTGTCAGAGGCTCTTAGGATAATCCAGACAAAAGATGTCAGTCGTTGGGACCAGGTGATAACAGTGACAGAGGCAAGAGGAAGAGGGATTCTGGATTTAGTTTCAGAGGTGGAGGTGGCATTTGTTAATGGACTGGATGTGAGAAGCGAGAGAAAGCAGAGTCAGGGATGATATGAGAGTTTGGGCCTGATTGGTTTCCATCAACCAAGATGGAGAAGGCTGTGGGAAAGGCAAGTTTGGGAGAGGAAGATAAGATCCCCATCAGCCTTCCAAGCAGAGACATGGAGTGAGCAGTTCGATAAATGAGCCTGGAATTCAGAGGAGAGGTGTGGGCTGGAGAGGTCCGATTatagtttgtttgggttttatttatttatttatttttggccacgccacgtggcttgcaggatcttagttcccttaccagggattgaacccggccctggcagtgaaagcaccaagtcttaaccactggactgccagagaattctgtctgtttgttttttagtaatagctttattgagatatgatttacATACCACACAATTCATCTACTTAATGTGTACcattcag belongs to Orcinus orca chromosome 10, mOrcOrc1.1, whole genome shotgun sequence and includes:
- the TMA7 gene encoding translation machinery-associated protein 7 produces the protein MSGRGGGKKKPLKQPKKQAKEMDEEDKAFKQKQKEEQKKLEELKAKAAGKGPLATGGIKKSGKK